One part of the Solanum dulcamara chromosome 3, daSolDulc1.2, whole genome shotgun sequence genome encodes these proteins:
- the LOC129882407 gene encoding mRNA cap guanine-N7 methyltransferase 1-like isoform X3 yields MKRGYSESPSSSSYGPPQSKFKHNPEGDTHFLEDESTKIFARKVADHYSARTNQTLEEREASPIIHLKKLNNWIKSVLIQLYTKRGDAVLDLACGKGGDLIKWDKAKIGYYVGIDIADGSIEDCRTRYNGEADHHQRRKKFSFPARLLCGDCYEVRLDRVLADDAPFDVCSCQFAMHYSWSTEARARRALANISALLRPGGIFIGTMPDANVIVKKYREAEGLAFGNSVYWIRFDEEFSAKKFKSSNPFGIKYKFHLEERLRRIWSAGAVRRFGADERTSWSCCLLTGRWSSLVSRLVVVDGRRSMALEPTVFRKQHLYLLEVVDAVDCPEWIVPFPVFKAMAEEYDFELVFVKNNHEFVDEYMKKPEFIELMRRLGALGDGNQDQSTLSPDEWERGQPDQTQRNPRRDKGKMQLTKDDIENVNGAV; encoded by the exons ATGAAGAGAGGGTACTCAGAATCTCCATCTTCGAGTTCTTATGGACCTCCTCAATCCAAATTTAAGCACAACCCAGAAG GCGACACTCATTTTCTGGAAGATGAGAGTACAAAAATCTTTGCCAGGAAGGTGGCTGATCATTACAGTGCCAGGACCAACCAAACTCTTGAAGAGCGTGAAGCAAGTCCTATCATCCATTTAAAGAAACTTAACAATTGG ATCAAGAGTGTCTTGATTCAACTTTATACAAAAAGAGGGGATGCAGTTCTTGATCTTGCTTGTGGGAAG GGTGGTGATCTCATCAAATGGGATAAAGCAAAGATTGGATATTACGTTGGTATTGATATTGCCGATGGTTCA ATAGAAGACTGTCGTACCCGTTACAATGGTGAGGCAGATCACCATCAGAGGCGGAAAAAGTTCTCATTTCCTGCCAGACTTCTGTGTGGAGATTGTTATGAG GTTCGCTTGGATAGGGTTTTAGCAGATGATGCACCTTTTGATGTTTGTAGCTGTCAG TTTGCTATGCATTATTCGTGGTCTACTGAGGCACGTGCACGGCGTGCGCTGGCCAATATCTCAGCTTTACTCCGACCTGGAGGAATATTTATTGGAACAATGCCAGATGCCAATGTCATCGTCAAGAAGTATAGAGAAG CAGAGGGGCTAGCCTTTGGTAATAGTGTCTATTGGATACGTTTTGATGAAGAATTTTCAGCGAAG AAATTTAAATCTTCAAATCCTTTTGGCATCAAGTACAAGTTCCATCTGGAG GAAAGATTGAGGCGAATCTGGAGCGCTGGCGCGGTGAGGAGATTTGGAGCAGACGAGCGGACGAGCTGGAGCTGCTGTTTGCTGACTGGTCGATGGTCGTCACTCGTCTCACGTCTGGTCGTCGTCGATGGTCGAAGGTCAATG GCACTTGAGCCGacggtctttcggaaacagcatctctacctcctcgaggtagtg GATGCTGTTGACTGTCCTGAGTGGATTGTTCCTTTCCCTGTCTTCAAGGCAATGGCAGAAGAG TATGACTTCGAGCTAGTCTTTGTGAAGAACAACCATGAATTTGTGGATGAATACATGAAGAAACCAGAGTTCATTGAGCTAATGAGGAGGCTCGGCGCATTAGGTGATGGAAACCAAGACCAAA GTACTCTATCACCAGACGAATGGGAG CGAGGGCAACCAGATCAAACACAAAGAAACCCTAGACGAGACAAAGGCAAGATGCAGTTGACAAAAGACGATATTGAGAATGTTAACGGTGCAGTGTAG
- the LOC129882407 gene encoding mRNA cap guanine-N7 methyltransferase 1-like isoform X5 has protein sequence MKRGYSESPSSSSYGPPQSKFKHNPEGDTHFLEDESTKIFARKVADHYSARTNQTLEEREASPIIHLKKLNNWIKSVLIQLYTKRGDAVLDLACGKGGDLIKWDKAKIGYYVGIDIADGSIEDCRTRYNGEADHHQRRKKFSFPARLLCGDCYEVRLDRVLADDAPFDVCSCQFAMHYSWSTEARARRALANISALLRPGGIFIGTMPDANVIVKKYREAEGLAFGNSVYWIRFDEEFSAKKFKSSNPFGIKYKFHLEDAVDCPEWIVPFPVFKAMAEEYDFELVFVKNNHEFVDEYMKKPEFIELMRRLGALGDGNQDQSTLSPDEWEVAYLYLAFVLRKRGQPDQTQRNPRRDKGKMQLTKDDIENVNGAV, from the exons ATGAAGAGAGGGTACTCAGAATCTCCATCTTCGAGTTCTTATGGACCTCCTCAATCCAAATTTAAGCACAACCCAGAAG GCGACACTCATTTTCTGGAAGATGAGAGTACAAAAATCTTTGCCAGGAAGGTGGCTGATCATTACAGTGCCAGGACCAACCAAACTCTTGAAGAGCGTGAAGCAAGTCCTATCATCCATTTAAAGAAACTTAACAATTGG ATCAAGAGTGTCTTGATTCAACTTTATACAAAAAGAGGGGATGCAGTTCTTGATCTTGCTTGTGGGAAG GGTGGTGATCTCATCAAATGGGATAAAGCAAAGATTGGATATTACGTTGGTATTGATATTGCCGATGGTTCA ATAGAAGACTGTCGTACCCGTTACAATGGTGAGGCAGATCACCATCAGAGGCGGAAAAAGTTCTCATTTCCTGCCAGACTTCTGTGTGGAGATTGTTATGAG GTTCGCTTGGATAGGGTTTTAGCAGATGATGCACCTTTTGATGTTTGTAGCTGTCAG TTTGCTATGCATTATTCGTGGTCTACTGAGGCACGTGCACGGCGTGCGCTGGCCAATATCTCAGCTTTACTCCGACCTGGAGGAATATTTATTGGAACAATGCCAGATGCCAATGTCATCGTCAAGAAGTATAGAGAAG CAGAGGGGCTAGCCTTTGGTAATAGTGTCTATTGGATACGTTTTGATGAAGAATTTTCAGCGAAG AAATTTAAATCTTCAAATCCTTTTGGCATCAAGTACAAGTTCCATCTGGAG GATGCTGTTGACTGTCCTGAGTGGATTGTTCCTTTCCCTGTCTTCAAGGCAATGGCAGAAGAG TATGACTTCGAGCTAGTCTTTGTGAAGAACAACCATGAATTTGTGGATGAATACATGAAGAAACCAGAGTTCATTGAGCTAATGAGGAGGCTCGGCGCATTAGGTGATGGAAACCAAGACCAAA GTACTCTATCACCAGACGAATGGGAGGTAGCCTACCTTTATTTGGCATTTGTTCTAAGGAAG CGAGGGCAACCAGATCAAACACAAAGAAACCCTAGACGAGACAAAGGCAAGATGCAGTTGACAAAAGACGATATTGAGAATGTTAACGGTGCAGTGTAG
- the LOC129882407 gene encoding mRNA cap guanine-N7 methyltransferase 1-like isoform X4, whose amino-acid sequence MKRGYSESPSSSSYGPPQSKFKHNPEGDTHFLEDESTKIFARKVADHYSARTNQTLEEREASPIIHLKKLNNWIKSVLIQLYTKRGDAVLDLACGKGGDLIKWDKAKIGYYVGIDIADGSIEDCRTRYNGEADHHQRRKKFSFPARLLCGDCYEVRLDRVLADDAPFDVCSCQFAMHYSWSTEARARRALANISALLRPGGIFIGTMPDANVIVKKYREAEGLAFGNSVYWIRFDEEFSAKKFKSSNPFGIKYKFHLEALEPTVFRKQHLYLLEVVDAVDCPEWIVPFPVFKAMAEEYDFELVFVKNNHEFVDEYMKKPEFIELMRRLGALGDGNQDQSTLSPDEWEVAYLYLAFVLRKRGQPDQTQRNPRRDKGKMQLTKDDIENVNGAV is encoded by the exons ATGAAGAGAGGGTACTCAGAATCTCCATCTTCGAGTTCTTATGGACCTCCTCAATCCAAATTTAAGCACAACCCAGAAG GCGACACTCATTTTCTGGAAGATGAGAGTACAAAAATCTTTGCCAGGAAGGTGGCTGATCATTACAGTGCCAGGACCAACCAAACTCTTGAAGAGCGTGAAGCAAGTCCTATCATCCATTTAAAGAAACTTAACAATTGG ATCAAGAGTGTCTTGATTCAACTTTATACAAAAAGAGGGGATGCAGTTCTTGATCTTGCTTGTGGGAAG GGTGGTGATCTCATCAAATGGGATAAAGCAAAGATTGGATATTACGTTGGTATTGATATTGCCGATGGTTCA ATAGAAGACTGTCGTACCCGTTACAATGGTGAGGCAGATCACCATCAGAGGCGGAAAAAGTTCTCATTTCCTGCCAGACTTCTGTGTGGAGATTGTTATGAG GTTCGCTTGGATAGGGTTTTAGCAGATGATGCACCTTTTGATGTTTGTAGCTGTCAG TTTGCTATGCATTATTCGTGGTCTACTGAGGCACGTGCACGGCGTGCGCTGGCCAATATCTCAGCTTTACTCCGACCTGGAGGAATATTTATTGGAACAATGCCAGATGCCAATGTCATCGTCAAGAAGTATAGAGAAG CAGAGGGGCTAGCCTTTGGTAATAGTGTCTATTGGATACGTTTTGATGAAGAATTTTCAGCGAAG AAATTTAAATCTTCAAATCCTTTTGGCATCAAGTACAAGTTCCATCTGGAG GCACTTGAGCCGacggtctttcggaaacagcatctctacctcctcgaggtagtg GATGCTGTTGACTGTCCTGAGTGGATTGTTCCTTTCCCTGTCTTCAAGGCAATGGCAGAAGAG TATGACTTCGAGCTAGTCTTTGTGAAGAACAACCATGAATTTGTGGATGAATACATGAAGAAACCAGAGTTCATTGAGCTAATGAGGAGGCTCGGCGCATTAGGTGATGGAAACCAAGACCAAA GTACTCTATCACCAGACGAATGGGAGGTAGCCTACCTTTATTTGGCATTTGTTCTAAGGAAG CGAGGGCAACCAGATCAAACACAAAGAAACCCTAGACGAGACAAAGGCAAGATGCAGTTGACAAAAGACGATATTGAGAATGTTAACGGTGCAGTGTAG
- the LOC129882407 gene encoding mRNA cap guanine-N7 methyltransferase 1-like isoform X1 produces the protein MKRGYSESPSSSSYGPPQSKFKHNPEGDTHFLEDESTKIFARKVADHYSARTNQTLEEREASPIIHLKKLNNWIKSVLIQLYTKRGDAVLDLACGKGGDLIKWDKAKIGYYVGIDIADGSIEDCRTRYNGEADHHQRRKKFSFPARLLCGDCYEVRLDRVLADDAPFDVCSCQFAMHYSWSTEARARRALANISALLRPGGIFIGTMPDANVIVKKYREAEGLAFGNSVYWIRFDEEFSAKKFKSSNPFGIKYKFHLEERLRRIWSAGAVRRFGADERTSWSCCLLTGRWSSLVSRLVVVDGRRSMALEPTVFRKQHLYLLEVVDAVDCPEWIVPFPVFKAMAEEYDFELVFVKNNHEFVDEYMKKPEFIELMRRLGALGDGNQDQSTLSPDEWEVAYLYLAFVLRKRGQPDQTQRNPRRDKGKMQLTKDDIENVNGAV, from the exons ATGAAGAGAGGGTACTCAGAATCTCCATCTTCGAGTTCTTATGGACCTCCTCAATCCAAATTTAAGCACAACCCAGAAG GCGACACTCATTTTCTGGAAGATGAGAGTACAAAAATCTTTGCCAGGAAGGTGGCTGATCATTACAGTGCCAGGACCAACCAAACTCTTGAAGAGCGTGAAGCAAGTCCTATCATCCATTTAAAGAAACTTAACAATTGG ATCAAGAGTGTCTTGATTCAACTTTATACAAAAAGAGGGGATGCAGTTCTTGATCTTGCTTGTGGGAAG GGTGGTGATCTCATCAAATGGGATAAAGCAAAGATTGGATATTACGTTGGTATTGATATTGCCGATGGTTCA ATAGAAGACTGTCGTACCCGTTACAATGGTGAGGCAGATCACCATCAGAGGCGGAAAAAGTTCTCATTTCCTGCCAGACTTCTGTGTGGAGATTGTTATGAG GTTCGCTTGGATAGGGTTTTAGCAGATGATGCACCTTTTGATGTTTGTAGCTGTCAG TTTGCTATGCATTATTCGTGGTCTACTGAGGCACGTGCACGGCGTGCGCTGGCCAATATCTCAGCTTTACTCCGACCTGGAGGAATATTTATTGGAACAATGCCAGATGCCAATGTCATCGTCAAGAAGTATAGAGAAG CAGAGGGGCTAGCCTTTGGTAATAGTGTCTATTGGATACGTTTTGATGAAGAATTTTCAGCGAAG AAATTTAAATCTTCAAATCCTTTTGGCATCAAGTACAAGTTCCATCTGGAG GAAAGATTGAGGCGAATCTGGAGCGCTGGCGCGGTGAGGAGATTTGGAGCAGACGAGCGGACGAGCTGGAGCTGCTGTTTGCTGACTGGTCGATGGTCGTCACTCGTCTCACGTCTGGTCGTCGTCGATGGTCGAAGGTCAATG GCACTTGAGCCGacggtctttcggaaacagcatctctacctcctcgaggtagtg GATGCTGTTGACTGTCCTGAGTGGATTGTTCCTTTCCCTGTCTTCAAGGCAATGGCAGAAGAG TATGACTTCGAGCTAGTCTTTGTGAAGAACAACCATGAATTTGTGGATGAATACATGAAGAAACCAGAGTTCATTGAGCTAATGAGGAGGCTCGGCGCATTAGGTGATGGAAACCAAGACCAAA GTACTCTATCACCAGACGAATGGGAGGTAGCCTACCTTTATTTGGCATTTGTTCTAAGGAAG CGAGGGCAACCAGATCAAACACAAAGAAACCCTAGACGAGACAAAGGCAAGATGCAGTTGACAAAAGACGATATTGAGAATGTTAACGGTGCAGTGTAG
- the LOC129883458 gene encoding putative disease resistance protein RGA3: MVEVLVSIVLEQLGTFIVEQVKGQVDELRMAIGIKKEIQSLSLKLKNIREALDDAERKRVKDKNVKHWLQVLENFSYDADNVLDEWRTRILQQQIVRDESAVVVDDAVSIPKKKVRCFILPSCFTFKKLEVNRDIARKIKELDGKLGEIVKEKDQFNFVVNATGVVSDQDVFRRVMTTGIVDESEVHGRDSDKDVVIRKLLESSDQENVPLVVSVVGTGGIGKTTLAQLAYVDEELKGHFDERIWICVSHPFDEVKIAKAILEGLTKSSPNLSQFHMLLERIQECVSKKRFFLVLDDVWSEDYSKWEPLKNSLKNGAPGSRILVTSRSERVVGMMGSSYMHRLGQISDSDSWALFSRISFSGRTNDDRENLEDIGRRIVRKCKGLPLAAKTMGSLLRFKVTEQEWQTVLDSQIWELEEVAIDLFPHLYLSYNDLSPILKRCFSYCALFPKDTVINVDKLVRIWMAQGYLSTVENNQQEVKGREYFMNLAMRSFFHELETDGKNTSVIISCKMHDVVHDFAQFLSKNDCYSITGTENTEKVLSVRHLCWERTDSTVTPVSVCDVGKIRSLFAEHFFAKELTHDLLKGLKCLRVLNLHGCGMQELPQEIGNLFHLRYIDLSSSRVQNLPEAICRLCNLQTLDLQGCKRLSRLPQHIGKLINLRHLITTDTPKLESFPQDIGNLTQLRTLSDFVVGKGSSKLGYIGKLNQLQGYVSIHVINNLNAAEDVVEAQNAALRMKSYIKELRLNFYWASEVRMDVMEALIPPPKLTFLTINGYRGTQFPTWITLSLNNLRVLTLSECFNCTFLPPLGKLPFLEILWVRLMDELKNVGNEFLGLPGTIRAFPKLKKLRFSYCLEWEEWTDLQPQVGSSVMPCLKELELNCCEKLKSLPYRLLQRVSSLESLKIKMCPCLELDWTEITHIQNIETDNGM; encoded by the coding sequence ATGGTTGAAGTGCTTGTCTCCATTGTGCTTGAACAATTGGGCACATTCATTGTGGAGCAAGTTAAGGGACAAGTAGATGAACTAAGAATGGCTATTGGGATCAAGAAAGAGATCCAAAGTTTATCTTTGAAGTTGAAAAATATAAGAGAAGCATTGGATGATGCAGAGAGAAAAAGGGTCAAAGACAAAAATGTTAAGCATTGGTTACAAGTTCTTGAAAATTTTTCCTATGATGCAGACAATGTGTTAGATGAATGGCGCACAAGAATACTCCAGCAACAAATTGTAAGAGATGAATctgctgttgttgttgatgatgctGTTTCAATTCCTAAGAAGAAAGTAAGATGCTTTATTCTGCCTTCTTGTTTTACTTTCAAGAAACTTGAGGTAAATCGTGATATTGCTCGTAAAATAAAGGAATTGGATGGGAAGTTAGGAGAGATTGTTAAAGAAAAAGATCAGTTTAATTTTGTAGTTAATGCAACTGGTGTTGTTTCTGATCAAGATGTGTTTAGGAGAGTTATGACTACAGGTATTGTTGATGAATCAGAAGTACATGGTAGGGATTCTGATAAAGATGTTGTAATAAGGAAGTTGCTTGAGAGTAGTGATCAAGAAAATGTTCCATTAGTTGTTTCTGTTGTTGGTACAGGTGGAATTGGAAAAACAACACTTGCCCAACTAGCTTATGTTGATGAGGAATTGAAGGGTCATTTTGATGAAAGAATTTGGATTTGTGTATCCCATCCTTTCGATGAAGTCAAAATTGCAAAAGCTATTCTTGAAGGGCTAACTAAAAGCTCTCCGAATTTGTCTCAGTTTCATATGTTGTTAGAAAGAATTCAAGAATGTGTGTCTAAGAAAAGGTTTTTTCTTGTGCTAGACGATGTGTGGTCTGAAGATTATTCTAAATGGGAACCGTTGAAGAATTCCCTCAAGAACGGAGCTCCTGGAAGTAGAATCTTGGTTACATCCCGGAGTGAGAGGGTTGTGGGGATGATGGGCAGTTCTTATATGCATAGGTTGGGACAGATATCAGATTCAGATAGCTGGGCATTGTTTAGTCGGATATCATTTTCAGGAAGGACTAACGATGATCGTGAGAATTTAGAAGATATTGGAAGGAGAATTGTTCGAAAGTGCAAAGGATTGCCACTTGCTGCAAAGACTATGGGAAGTCTCCTACGTTTTAAGGTTACAGAACAAGAGTGGCAAACTGTTTTAGACAGTCAAATATGGGAACTGGAAGAAGTGGCAATAGACCTTTTTCCTCATTTGTACTTGAGCTACAACGACTTGTCCCCAATCTTGAAGCGTTGTTTCTCATATTGTGCCCTTTTTCCTAAAGATACTGTCATAAATGTAGACAAGTTGGTCAGAATTTGGATGGCGCAAGGTTATCTCAGCACAGTTGAAAATAACCAGCAGGAAGTGAAAGGACGCGAGTATTTCATGAACTTAGCTATGCGTTCTTTCTTTCACGAGTTGGAGACAGATGGTAAAAATACAAGTGTTATAATATCTTGCAAAATGCATGATGTAGTGCATGATTTTGCTCAGTTTCTTTCAAAAAATGACTGCTATAGCATCACAGGAACCGAAAACACAGAAAAAGTTCTTAGTGTTCGTCATTTATGCTGGGAGAGAACTGATAGTACAGTAACTCCTGTTTCTGTCTGTGATGTTGGAAAGATTCGCAGTCTTTTTGCCGAACACTTTTTTGCAAAAGAGCTTACTCATGATCTTCTCAAAGGACTTAAATGTCTAAGAGTTCTAAATTTACATGGCTGTGGAATGCAAGAACTCCCTCAAGAAATCGGAAATCTGTTTCATCTGAGGTACATTGATTTAAGCAGCAGCCGAGTGCAGAACTTGCCTGAAGCCATTTGTCGGTTGTGTAATCTGCAAACCTTAGATCTTCAAGGATGTAAGCGTCTTTCAAGACTTCCACAACATATAGGAAAACTGATAAACTTGAGACACCTCATTACAACTGACACACCCAAGTTGGAATCTTTTCCTCAAGATATTGGAAATCTAACTCAACTCAGGACTTTGAGTGACTTTGTAGTTGGGAAAGGATCAAGCAAGCTAGGATATATTGGAAAATTGAACCAGCTTCAAGGGTATGTATCTATCCATGTGATCAACAATTTGAACGCTGCAGAAGACGTAGTTGAAGCACAAAATGCAGCATTAAGAATGAAGTCATACATTAAAGAACTACGTTTGAATTTCTATTGGGCAAGTGAGGTAAGAATGGATGTGATGGAAGCTCTAATACCACCTCCAAAACTTACATTCTTGACAATCAACGGATACAGAGGCACTCAATTCCCAACATGGATTACACTGTCCCTTAATAATCTTAGAGTTCTTACACTAAGTGAGTGCTTTAATTGCACCTTTTTGCCACCTTTAGGTAAGTTGccatttcttgaaattctttggGTAAGGCTTATGGATGAACTGAAAAATGTGGGAAATGAATTCTTGGGGTTGCCAGGAACCATTAGAGCATTTCCAAAGTTGAAGAAATTGAGATTTTCATATTGTTTAGAGTGGGAAGAATGGACAGACTTACAACCACAAGTTGGTTCTTCAGTAATGCCTTGCCTTAAGGAGTTAGAATTAAATTGTTGTGAAAAGCTTAAGAGCCTTCCGTATCGTCTCCTGCAAAGAGTGTCGTCACTAGAGTCTTTGAAGATCAAAATGTGCCCTTGTCTTGAACTTGATTGGACTGAGATAACTCATATTCAGAATATAGAAACTGATAATGGGATGTGA
- the LOC129882407 gene encoding mRNA cap guanine-N7 methyltransferase 1-like isoform X2, with protein sequence MKRGYSESPSSSSYGPPQSKFKHNPEGDTHFLEDESTKIFARKVADHYSARTNQTLEEREASPIIHLKKLNNWIKSVLIQLYTKRGDAVLDLACGKGGDLIKWDKAKIGYYVGIDIADGSIEDCRTRYNGEADHHQRRKKFSFPARLLCGDCYEVRLDRVLADDAPFDVCSCQFAMHYSWSTEARARRALANISALLRPGGIFIGTMPDANVIVKKYREEGLAFGNSVYWIRFDEEFSAKKFKSSNPFGIKYKFHLEERLRRIWSAGAVRRFGADERTSWSCCLLTGRWSSLVSRLVVVDGRRSMALEPTVFRKQHLYLLEVVDAVDCPEWIVPFPVFKAMAEEYDFELVFVKNNHEFVDEYMKKPEFIELMRRLGALGDGNQDQSTLSPDEWEVAYLYLAFVLRKRGQPDQTQRNPRRDKGKMQLTKDDIENVNGAV encoded by the exons ATGAAGAGAGGGTACTCAGAATCTCCATCTTCGAGTTCTTATGGACCTCCTCAATCCAAATTTAAGCACAACCCAGAAG GCGACACTCATTTTCTGGAAGATGAGAGTACAAAAATCTTTGCCAGGAAGGTGGCTGATCATTACAGTGCCAGGACCAACCAAACTCTTGAAGAGCGTGAAGCAAGTCCTATCATCCATTTAAAGAAACTTAACAATTGG ATCAAGAGTGTCTTGATTCAACTTTATACAAAAAGAGGGGATGCAGTTCTTGATCTTGCTTGTGGGAAG GGTGGTGATCTCATCAAATGGGATAAAGCAAAGATTGGATATTACGTTGGTATTGATATTGCCGATGGTTCA ATAGAAGACTGTCGTACCCGTTACAATGGTGAGGCAGATCACCATCAGAGGCGGAAAAAGTTCTCATTTCCTGCCAGACTTCTGTGTGGAGATTGTTATGAG GTTCGCTTGGATAGGGTTTTAGCAGATGATGCACCTTTTGATGTTTGTAGCTGTCAG TTTGCTATGCATTATTCGTGGTCTACTGAGGCACGTGCACGGCGTGCGCTGGCCAATATCTCAGCTTTACTCCGACCTGGAGGAATATTTATTGGAACAATGCCAGATGCCAATGTCATCGTCAAGAAGTATAGAGAAG AGGGGCTAGCCTTTGGTAATAGTGTCTATTGGATACGTTTTGATGAAGAATTTTCAGCGAAG AAATTTAAATCTTCAAATCCTTTTGGCATCAAGTACAAGTTCCATCTGGAG GAAAGATTGAGGCGAATCTGGAGCGCTGGCGCGGTGAGGAGATTTGGAGCAGACGAGCGGACGAGCTGGAGCTGCTGTTTGCTGACTGGTCGATGGTCGTCACTCGTCTCACGTCTGGTCGTCGTCGATGGTCGAAGGTCAATG GCACTTGAGCCGacggtctttcggaaacagcatctctacctcctcgaggtagtg GATGCTGTTGACTGTCCTGAGTGGATTGTTCCTTTCCCTGTCTTCAAGGCAATGGCAGAAGAG TATGACTTCGAGCTAGTCTTTGTGAAGAACAACCATGAATTTGTGGATGAATACATGAAGAAACCAGAGTTCATTGAGCTAATGAGGAGGCTCGGCGCATTAGGTGATGGAAACCAAGACCAAA GTACTCTATCACCAGACGAATGGGAGGTAGCCTACCTTTATTTGGCATTTGTTCTAAGGAAG CGAGGGCAACCAGATCAAACACAAAGAAACCCTAGACGAGACAAAGGCAAGATGCAGTTGACAAAAGACGATATTGAGAATGTTAACGGTGCAGTGTAG